From one Melospiza melodia melodia isolate bMelMel2 chromosome 6, bMelMel2.pri, whole genome shotgun sequence genomic stretch:
- the LOC134419820 gene encoding mas-related G-protein coupled receptor member D-like translates to MEVSTVSPVLTSPTDGPGQCEISVSSVAMDFVTLAIGLCGLAGNGTFLWLVHINPVTEFNFYQAIADVLFLIFMVPSTLLFLVEEVSCSAIMPPMYLSLLFQLSLFTYTMGLYRLTFISIERCRSVLCLVFCGCQFPERLLLVVMNVLFWALLFVVIAVNPMVTSQCQSHEQEQCWVVLTSMYSLNVFLFAAPMLISSTILFIHLKPGSQQQPHKRLDIVVFLIALVSLPLSLWFLLQQLAYITVSVQVVFLLTCITSSIKPFIYFLVGSWKRDYSMGSCWRHCSMKSCRIHSSIQSLRQAIQRVFEEPEKNTACGDDPSEDTGV, encoded by the coding sequence atggaggtGAGCACTGTGTCCCCTGTTTTAACCTCACCAACTGATGGACCTGGTCAGTGTGAGATCAGTGTCTCCAGCGTGGCCATGGACTTTGTGACTCTGGCCATTGGCCTCTGTGGGCTGGCTGGGAACGGGACTTTCCTCTGGCTAGTCCACATTAATCCCGTCACCgaattcaacttctaccaagccATCGCCGATGTCCTCTTTCTCATATTCATGGTCCCCTCTACCCTTCTCTTCCTTGTGGAGGAAGTATCCTGCTCTGCTATAATGCCCCCAATGTATTTGAGCTTGCTTTTCCAGCTGTCACTGTTCACCTACACCATGGGGCTGTACCGGCTGACGTTCATCAGCATCGAGAGATGCAGGTCTGTCCTCTGCCTGGTATTCTGTGGCTGCCAATTTCCTGAGCGCTTGCTGTTGGTGGTGATGAATGTCCTGTTCTGGGCCCTCCTCTTCGTTGTCATTGCTGTCAATCCCATGGTGACTTCCCAGTGCCAGTCACACGAGCAGGAGCAATGCTGGGTAGTTCTCACCTCCATGTACTCCCTCAATGTCTTCCTATTTGCTGCACCCATGCTCATTTCCAGCACAATCCTCTTCATTCATCTCAagcctggctcccagcagcagccacacaagAGGCTTGACATTGTTGTCTTCCTCATTGCACTCGTCAGTCTGCCCCTCAGTCTCTGgtttctcctgcagcagctcgCTTACATCACTGTGTCCGTTCAGGTGGTTTTCCTGCTCACCTGCATCACCAGCAGCATTAAACCCTTTATCTACTTCTTGGTGGGCAGTTGGAAGAGAGACTATtccatggggagctgctggagacaCTGCTCCATGAAGAGCTGCAGGATACACTCCTCGATCCAGTCCCTAAGGCAGGCAATCCAAAGGGTGTTTGAGGAGCCAGAAAAAAACACTGCCTGTGGAGATGATCCCTCTGAGGACACGGGGGTCTGA
- the LOC134419821 gene encoding mas-related G-protein coupled receptor member H-like: MEVTTVSPSAASPTEGDDLCGTDVTDVAIHSVTLLICLCGLAGNGAVIGLLNLKIPNYRFFVLAVTDFLFLLLTVPSTLLFLVEDVSCSPVMPLLYLSFLFQLSVVSYYWALLWLMPRRPVVYMDQLCKFCCHCNLLLRLTWVVESVQYWAFFALFAVIPTVTFLCPSDEQELCQAALISMYIIMLLLFVIPMLISITVDFIISKVDSQQQQPKRRDIVILITALFTLLLSLCNFLQHLSYIVVSSEVFFLLACIHSSIKPFIYFFLGRCCRPCSMGSLRLSLQRVFEEQKKKLHREMILP, encoded by the coding sequence ATGGAGGTGACCACCGTGTCCCCATCTGCTGCCTCACCCACTGAAGGAGATGATCTGTGTGGGACAGATGTCACTGATGTGGCCATACACAGTGTGACCCTGCTCATCTGCCTCTGTGGGCTGGCTGGGAACGGGGCTGTCATCGGCCTCCTCAACCTTAAAATCCCCAACTATCGCTTCTTTGTCCTGGCTGTCACTgatttcctcttccttctcctcacaGTCCCCTCCACCCTCCTTTTCCTGGTGGAGGATGTGTCCTGCTCTCCTGTCATGCCCCTGCTGTACCTGAGTTTCCTTTTCCAGCTCTCAGTGGTCTCCTACTACTGGGCGCTGTTATGGCTGATGCCCAGGAGACCTGTTGTATATATGGACCAGCTCTGCAAGTTCTGCTGTCACTGTAACCTTCTTCTACGCCTGACTTGGGTGGTGGAAAGTGTCCAATACTGGGCCTTCTTTGCTCTCTTTGCTGTCATCCCCACAGTAACATTCCTGTGCCCATCAGATGAGCAGGAGCTCTGCCAGGCAGCTCTCATCTCCATGTACATCATCATGCTACTCCTCTTTGTTATACCCATGCTCATTTCAATCACAGTTGATTTCATTATTTCCAAGGTggactcccagcagcagcagcccaaaaGGCGCGACATTGTTATCCTCATCACTGCGCTCTTCACTCTCCTCCTCAGCCTCTGCAATTTCCTGCAGCACCTCAGTTACATCGTTGTATCATCAGAGGTTTTTTTCCTGCTCGCCTGCATCCACAGCAGCATCAAACCCTTCATCTACTTCTTCTTGGGGAGGTGCTGCAGGCCCTGCTCCATGGGGTCCCTCCGGCTCTCCCTCCAGAGGGTCTTTGAGGAGCAGAAAAAGAAATTGCATAGAGAAATGATCCTGCCATGA
- the LOC134419822 gene encoding mas-related G-protein coupled receptor member H-like, with protein sequence MEVSTVSPSSASPTEGDDLCETDVTSVAIHSVTLLICLCWLAGNGAVIGLLRLKFHKSRFFVLAVIDFLFLLFALPSALLLLVEDVSCSPILPRLYLNYLLQLSVVSYYWVLFRLMHSSKVRYMDKLCCLCCRCGLPKRLVWVLDSVQYWAFFALFAVIPTVRFLCPSHQQEHCRAALISVHTITLLLVVATLLISNTVDFIKAKWGSQQQQPEKRNIVIVMIVLLTLLLSLCNFLQQLGYIAVSSQVVFLLACIHSNIKPFIYFLVGRCCRPRSMGSLWLSLQRVFEESNGKTAHSDDPAMDTGI encoded by the coding sequence ATGGAGGTGAGCACCGTGTCCCCATCTTCTGCCTCACCCACTGAAGGAGATgatctgtgtgagacagatgtcaCCAGCGTGGCCATACACAGTGTGACCCTGCTCATCTGCCTCTGTTGGCTGGCTGGCAATGGGGCTGTCATCGGCCTTCTCCGACTGAAATTTCATAAATCTCGCTTCTTTGTCCTGGCTGTCATtgacttcctcttcctcctctttgcgctcccctccgccctcctcctcctggtGGAGGACGTGTCCTGCTCTCCTATCTTGCCCCGGCTGTACCTGAATTACCTTTTacagctctcagtggtgtccTACTACTGGGTGCTATTCAGACTGATGCACAGCAGCAAAGTGCGGTATATGGacaagctctgctgcctctgctgccgcTGTGGCCTTCCCAAGCGCCTGGTGTGGGTCTTGGACAGTGTCCAGTACTGGGCCTTCTTTGCTCTCTTTGCTGTCATTCCTACAGTGAGATTCCTGTGCCCATCACACCAGCAGGAGCACTGCCGGGCAGCTCTCATCTCCGTGCACACCATCACCCTGCTCCTCGTTGTTGCCACCCTGCTCATTTCCAACACAGTTGATTTCATTAAGGCCAAGtggggctcccagcagcagcagcccgagAAACGCAACATCGTTATCGTCATGATTGTGCTCCTCACTCTCCTCCTCAGCCTCTGCAATTTCCTGCAGCAGCTCGGTTACATCGCTGTGTCCTCACAAGTTGTTTTCCTACTCGCCTGCATCCACAGCAACATCAAACCCTTCATCTATTTCTTGGTGGGGAGGTGTTGCAGGCCCCGCTCCATGGGGTCCCTCTGGCTCTCTCTCCAGAGGGTCTTTGAGGAGTCAAACGGAAAAACGGCCCACAGCGATGACCCTGCCATGGACACGGGGATCTGA